The Pecten maximus chromosome 11, xPecMax1.1, whole genome shotgun sequence genome has a segment encoding these proteins:
- the LOC117337282 gene encoding vacuolar protein sorting-associated protein 4B-like isoform X2 codes for MRETTEAREVLFQHMQSKVTAAIPVIAMTRFPWLLNKQMMLKKSFPTLVYVPMPDYSSRYLLFKTQMNAQPSATEEEVEELAKHTEGYTISDILVLMRDAALEPVREIQRATHFRMERHQSVDKPDEMMDMESVCSSSDPGAKAKQWMDIKPNDLYVKPFTVDNVRKCLSRSKPCMRADELEQYRKFTEDNRS; via the exons ATGAGGGAAACTACAGAGGCCAGAGAGGTACTTTTCCAGCACATGCAATCAAAAGTGACTGCTGCCATCCCTGTCATCGCCATGACAAGGTTTCCATGGTTACTCAACAAACAAATGATGTTGAAAAAGAG CTTCCCGACCCTAGTGTATGTTCCGATGCCAGATTACTCTAGTCGTTATTTGCTATTCAAGACACAAATGAATGCTCAACCTTCTGCCACTGAAGAGGAGGTCGAGGAATTAGCTAAACACACTGAGGG atacaccataTCAGATATACTTGTTCTGATGAGAGATGCTGCTTTGGAGCCAGTGAGAGAAATACAGCGTGCAACACATTTCCGGATG GAAAGACATCAGTCCGTGGATAAACCAGACGAGATGATGGATATGGAGTCAGTTTGTTCGTCCTCTGATCCGGGGGCAAAGGCAAAACAGTGGATGGATATTAAGCCTAACGATCTTTACGTAAAGCCTTTCACAGTG GACAACGTACGAAAGTGTTTATCACGGTCTAAGCCATGCATGAGGGCAGATGAGCTAGAACAATATAGAAAATTCACTGAGGACAACAGATCGTAG
- the LOC117337282 gene encoding vacuolar protein sorting-associated protein 4-like isoform X1, with protein sequence MAESNCDQVPGGAEEMVEALNDLPSTEDLEDPPLPLQLKPFEDFYQGGSVTIIHPDEITEGWDDLCGLNNSKLILNEKLVMPFKFPHLFEGRINTTKNVLLYGPPGCGKSMLMKALAKESRACLMIVNSYSMMSRMMVKDQAQFVRAVFACAVANQPCIVLMEDIEVFVDEGNYRGQRGTFPAHAIKSDCCHPCHRHDKVSMVTQQTNDVEKELPDPSVCSDARLL encoded by the exons ATGGCTGAATCAAATTG TGATCAGGTCCCAGGAGGAGCAGAGGAAATGGTGGAAGCACTAAATGACTTGCCAAGTACAGAGGACCTGGAGGATCCACCGTTACCTCTGCAGCTGAAACCATTTGAGGACTTCTACCAAGGAG GATCAGTGACCATAATTCACCCAGATGAAATCACAGAAGGATGGGACGATCTCTGCGGACTTAACAATTCAAAActtattttgaatgaaaaacTGGTGATGCCATTTAAGTTCCCACATCTCTTTGAAG GAAGAATAAATACCACAAAAAATGTGTTATTGTATGGG CCCCCTGGCTGTGGGAAGTCTATGCTGATGAAGGCCCTGGCCAAGGAGTCACGGGCCTGCTTGATGATTGTCAACTCCTACTCCATGATGTCTAGGATGATGGTCAAGGATCAAGCCCA atttgtGAGAGCAGTGTTTGCTTGTGCTGTAGCCAATCAGCCCTGTATCGTGTTGATGGAGGACATTGAAGTGTTTGTCGATGAGGGAAACTACAGAGGCCAGAGAGGTACTTTTCCAGCACATGCAATCAAAAGTGACTGCTGCCATCCCTGTCATCGCCATGACAAGGTTTCCATGGTTACTCAACAAACAAATGATGTTGAAAAAGAG CTTCCCGACCCTAGTGTATGTTCCGATGCCAGATTACTCTAG